From Chaetodon auriga isolate fChaAug3 chromosome 10, fChaAug3.hap1, whole genome shotgun sequence, a single genomic window includes:
- the kcna2b gene encoding potassium voltage-gated channel subfamily A member 2b — MTVATSDPADETAAHPGQPHDQYDPEPDHECCERVVINISGLRFETQLKTLSQFPETLLGDPKKRMRYFDPLRNEYFFDRNRPSFDAILYYYQSGGRLRRPVNVTLDIFSEEIRFYELGEEAMEIFREDEGFIKEEERPLPENEFQRQVWLLFEYPESSGPARIIAIISVMVILISIVSFCLETLPVFRNDDEEMYNYPFQSLSNTTSTYDGSTYFTDPFFIVETLCIIWFSFEFLVRFFACPSKAGFFGNIMNIIDIVAIIPYFITLGTELAERPEDSQAGQQAMSLAILRVIRLVRVFRIFKLSRHSKGLQILGQTLKASMRELGLLIFFLFIGVILFSSAVYFAEADEPHSQFSSIPEAFWWAVVSMTTVGYGDMVPTTIGGKIVGSLCAIAGVLTIALPVPVIVSNFNYFYHRETEGEEQAQYLNIPSVPKASSADDLKKSGRSGSGSTLSKSDYVEIQEAVNHSTEDFRPEGMKTGNCTLANTNYVNITKMRTDV; from the coding sequence ATGACGGTTGCTACCAGCGACCCTGCGGACGAAACAGCAGCACATCCGGGTCAGCCTCATGACCAGTACGACCCAGAGCCGGATCATGAGTGCTGCGAGAGGGTCGTCATCAACATCTCAGGCTTACGATTTGAGACGCAGCTCAAGACCCTCTCTCAGTTTCCAGAGACGCTGCTGGGGGATCCGAAGAAAAGGATGAGGTATTTTGATCCTCTCCGGAACGAGTACTTTTTTGACAGGAATCGACCCAGTTTTGATGCTATTCTGTATTATTACCAATCAGGAGGGAGGCTGCGCCGGCCTGTTAATGTGACGCTGGACATTTTTTCTGAGGAGATCCGGTTTTATGAATTGGGTGAGGAGGCAATGGAGATCTTCAGGGAGGATGAAGGTTTCATAAAGGAAGAGGAGCGTCCTCTGCCAGAGAACGAGTTTCAGAGACAAGtgtggctgctgtttgagtaTCCAGAGAGCTCAGGTCCTGCTCGCATCATTGCCATCATCTCTGTCATGGTGATTCTTATCTCTATTGTCAGCTTCTGTCTGGAGACACTTCCAGTTTTCCGTAATGACGATGAGGAGATGTACAATTATCCATTCCAGTCCTTGTCCAACACCACCTCTACCTATGATGGTTCGACATATTTTACAGATCCTTTCTTCATCGTGGAGACCCTCTGCATCATCTGGTTCTCCTTTGAGTTCCTTGTTAGGTTTTTTGCCTGTCCCAGTAAAGCTGGATTTTTTGGCAACATCATGAACATCATTGATATTGTGGCCATCATCCCCTACTTCATCACCCTGGGCACAGAGCTTGCAGAGAGGCCAGAGGATAGCCAGGCAGGCCAGCAGGCCATGTCTTTAGCTATTCTGCGTGTCATCCGTCTTGTCAGGGTATTTCGTATCTTTAAACTGTCACGTCACTCCAAGGGGCTGCAGATCTTGGGACAAACCCTGAAAGCCAGTATGCGTGAGCTGGGcctcctcattttcttcctgtttatcGGCGTGATCCTCTTCTCCAGCGCTGTCTACTTTGCAGAAGCAGACGAGCCACATTCCCAGTTCAGCAGCATCCCTGAGGCCTTTTGGTGGGCTGTGGTTTCCATGACCACCGTGGGCTATGGAGACATGGTCCCAACCACCATCGGAGGAAAGATTGTGGGGTCTCTCTGTGCCATTGCCGGTGTGCTGACTATTGCCCTGCCTGTACCTGTCATTGTGTCAAACTTCAACTACTTctaccacagagagacagagggcgAGGAGCAGGCACAGTATCTGAATATCCCAAGTGTGCCTAAAGCCAGCTCAGCTGACGATCTGAAGAAGAGTGGTCGGAGCGGCAGTGGATCCACTCTCAGTAAGTCTGACTATGTGGAGATCCAGGAGGCCGTGAACCACAGCACTGAGGACTTCAGACCAGAGggcatgaaaacaggaaactgcACCCTGGCCAACACTAACTATGTAAACATCACTAAGATGCGTACAGACGTATAA
- the LOC143326868 gene encoding potassium voltage-gated channel subfamily A member 3 yields MRLQPRMDDHLSLLQSPPPSATKTRGDNLVNHGYTETEADVMTVVACDNMLEESAALPGHHSLDRYEPDHECCERVVINISGLRFETQLKTLSQFPETLLGDPKKRMRYFDPLRNEYFFDRNRPSFDAILYYYQSGGRIRRPVNVPIDIFSEEIRFYELGEEAMEKFREDEGFIKEEERPLPENEFQRQVWLLFEYPESSGPARGIAIVSVLVILISIVIFCLETLPEFRDDNRDPITITPLINGTLPYLISPFSDPFFVVETLCIIWFSFELLVRFFACPSKATFSKNIMNIIDIVAIIPYFITLGTELAERQGNGQQAMSLAILRVIRLVRVFRIFKLSRHSKGLQILGQTLKASMRELGLLIFFLFIGVILFSSAVYFAEADDPDSGFNSIPDAFWWAVVTMTTVGYGDMHPVTIGGKIVGSLCAIAGVLTIALPVPVIVSNFNYFYHRETEGEEQAQYLHVGSCQPLADTEELRKTRSSSSLSKSEYMVIEEHGINSAFKQQPNFPTTTQNNSQNCVNINKKIFTDV; encoded by the coding sequence ATGCGTCTTCAACCGCGCATGGACGACCACCTCAGCCTCCTTCAATCACCCCCGCCGAGCGCAACTAAAACCCGGGGCGACAATCTGGTGAACCACGGATACACCGAGACAGAGGCCGACGTGATGACGGTTGTGGCGTGTGACAACATGCTAGAAGAGTCTGCGGCTCTGCCGGGGCACCACTCTCTGGACCGATATGAACCGGACCACGAATGCTGCGAGAGGGTCGTCATCAACATCTCAGGGTTACGGTTCGAGACACAGCTCAAGACTCTGTCCCAGTTTCCAGAGACGCTGTTGGGGGACCCCAAGAAGAGGATGAGGTATTTTGATCCTCTTAGGAACGAGTACTTTTTCGATCGGAACCGACCCAGCTTTGATGCCATTCTCTATTACTACCAGTCTGGCGGGCGCATCAGAAGACCCGTTAATGTGCCCATTGACATTTTTTCTGAGGAGATCCGGTTCTATGAACTGGGTGAGGAGGCTATGGAGAAGTTCAGGGAGGATGAGGGATTCataaaggaggaggagcggcCGTTGCCGGAGAATGAATTTCAAAGACAGGTGTGGCTGCTCTTTGAGTACCCCGAGAGCTCGGGTCCCGCACGGGGCATAGCGATAGTGTCTGTCCTGGTCATTCTCATTTCCATTGTCATCTTCTGCTTAGAGACACTGCCGGAGTTCAGGGACGACAACAGGGATCCGATCACCATTACCCCTTTGATAAATGGCACACTCCCATATTTAATCAGCCCCTTCTCAGACCCGTTCTTTGTGGTGGAGACCTTGTGTATCATCTGGTTCTCCTTCGAGCTGCTGGTGCGCTTCTTTGCATGTCCGAGCAAAGCCACGTTCTCCAAGAACATCATGAACATTATTGACATTGTGGCCATCATTCCCTATTTCATCACCCTGGGCACAGagctggcagagagacagggaaatGGACAGCAGGCCATGTCATTAGCCATTCTGCGCGTAATAAGGCTTGTCCGGGTGTTTCGCATCTTCAAACTCTCACGTCACTCGAAGGGGCTTCAGATTTTAGGACAGACTCTGAAGGCCAGTATGCGTGAGCTGGGCCTGCTTATCTTCTTCTTGTTCATCGGAGTCATCCTTTTCTCCAGTGCTGTCTACTTTGCAGAGGCAGACGATCCGGATTCGGGTTTTAACAGCATCCCGGACGCATTCTGGTGGGCTGTAGTGACCATGACCACCGTGGGCTATGGGGATATGCACCCCGTGACAATCGGGGGAAAGATTGTGGGGTCTCTGTGCGCCATCGCCGGTGTGCTGACCATTGCTCTGCCTGTACCCGTCATTGTCTCCAATTTCAACTACTTCTAccacagagagacggagggcGAGGAGCAGGCACAGTACCTGCACGTGGGGAGCTGTCAGCCCctggcagacacagaggagctgaggaagactcgctcctcttcctcactcagCAAGAGCGAGTATATGGTGATAGAGGAGCACGGGATCAACAGCGCCTTCAAACAGCAGCCCAACTTCCCCACCACTACGCAGAACAACTCGCAGAATTGTGTGAATATAAACAAAAAGATTTTCACCGACGTGTAG